A section of the Papio anubis isolate 15944 chromosome 16, Panubis1.0, whole genome shotgun sequence genome encodes:
- the LOC103888036 gene encoding uncharacterized protein LOC103888036, which produces MAAAASPSPDPAGHRVSRPKPAGPQRNPRRAAGTQRFWAAAGVAGREAWRPLERRAAEAIRACRAQEGGLGTQAGSAASLAHGAAQIRFPGDHSVAIGRNLPSPDDNGQRP; this is translated from the coding sequence ATGGCGGCGGCGGCCTCTCCCAGCCCGGACCCGGCCGGCCACCGGGTCTCCCGGCCCAAGCCTGCCGGGCCTCAACGAAACCCCCGCAGAGCCGCCGGGACGCAGCGCTTTTGGGCTGCGGCGGGCGTGGCGGGCCGGGAAGCATGGCGGCCGCTCGAACGCCGCGCGGCGGAGGCCATTAGGGCGTGTAGGGCCCAGGAAGGCGGCCTAGGGACGCAGGCAGGCTCGGCTGCCTCTTTAGCCCACGGAGCCGCGCAGATCCGGTTCCCGGGTGACCACTCTGTCGCCATTGGGCGAAACCTACCTAGTCCTGACGACAACGGACAAAGGCCTTAA